Genomic DNA from Pyruvatibacter sp.:
CAAGGTCTCGACGGCTTCCTTCACCTGCGGCTTGGTTGCTTCGAGCGGTACCCGGAACACCACCTGATTGTTCTCACCCGCAAGGGTGGACTTTTCAGTGATTACCGGCGCTTCAAGCACCTGATAAAGATCTTCGCTTTTCATGATGCGAACCGCGCCTCCAATGCTTCAAGCGCTGCCTTGGTCAGCACCAGGGTGTCGCGGCGCAGCACGTCATACACGTTGATGCCTTCAATAGGCAGAACATCCGTGTGCGGAATGTTACGGGCAGCCAGAGCGAAGTTCTCGTCAAGCTGCGAACCGTCAACAATCAGCGTGCTGGTGATGCCGAGTTTCGCAAATGCATCCTTCACCGCCTTGGTGCGGGGCTCAGGGAGCTTTGCCTCGTCCAGAACAATGATCGAACCGGCCTGCGCCTTGGTTGAAAGCGCATGACGCAGTGCAAGCGCGCGCACTTTCTTGGTCAGACCATGTGAATGATCGCGCACAACCGGTCCAAAGGCCTTGCCGCCGCCACGGAACTGCGGAACCTTCTTGT
This window encodes:
- the rplD gene encoding 50S ribosomal protein L4; translated protein: MKLDVQTLDAKKAGSVDLSDFVFALKPRTDILHRMVNYQLAKRRAGTHKTKGRSEIAGTTKKMYKQKGTGGARHGNKKVPQFRGGGKAFGPVVRDHSHGLTKKVRALALRHALSTKAQAGSIIVLDEAKLPEPRTKAVKDAFAKLGITSTLIVDGSQLDENFALAARNIPHTDVLPIEGINVYDVLRRDTLVLTKAALEALEARFAS